The genomic segment GGTGCGCTCGCCGAAAGCGGAGAAAGTGACTAGATTATGACTACAGCTCTCAACGAGCAGAACGCACAGCAGGCGGCTACCGTCGGCCGTGTCGTGCGTGTCATTGGTCCGGTCGTCGACGTGGAATTCCCGCGCGGCGAGCTACCGGCCCTGTTTAACGCACTGACTGTCGAGGTCACCCTCGAAGCAGTCGCCAAAACCATTACCCTTGAGGTGGCACAGCACCTCGGCGATAACCTGGTTCGTGCTATTTCCATGGCACCAACCGACGGTCTTGTCCGTGGTGCCGAGGTTGTTGACAGCGGCAAACCTATTTCCGTCCCGGTTGGGGACGTTGTGAAGGGGCACGTGTTCAACGCACTGGGTGACTGCCTTGACGAGCCTGGTCTCGGCCGTGACGGTGAGCAGTGGGGCATCCACCGCGACCCGCCACCTTTTGACCAGCTTGAAGGTAAGACCGAGATTCTGGAAACCGGTATTAAGGTCATTGACCTGCTCACCCCGTACGTGAAGGGCGGAAAGATCGGCCTGTTCGGTGGCGCTGGTGTGGGCAAGACGGTGTTGATCCAGGAAATGATCACCCGTATCGCTCGCGAATTCTCCGGTACCTCGGTGTTTGCCGGTGTGGGCGAACGTACCCGTGAGGGTACGGACTTGTTCCTTGAGATGGAAGAAATGGGTGTTCTTCAGGACACCGCACTGGTCTTTGGTCAGATGGATGAGCCTCCAGGAGTCCGTATGCGTGTGGCTCTGTCGGGCTTGACCATGGCGGAGTACTTCCGCGATGTTCAGCACCAGGACGTGCTGTTGTTCATTGACAACATCTTCCGTTTCACGCAGGCAGGTTCCGAGGTGTCCACCCTGCTCGGCCGTATGCCGTCCGCTGTGGGTTACCAGCCCACCCTGGCTGATGAGATGGGTATCCTGCAGGAGCGAATCACCTCCACCAAGGGTAAGTCGATTACGTCACTGCAGGCCGTGTACGTGCCCGCCGACGACTACACCGACCCGGCCCCGGCCACGACCTTCGCTCACCTGGATGCCACCACCGAGCTTGACCGTGGCATTGCCTCGAAGGGTATCTACCCGGCTGTGAACCCGCTGACCTCCACGTCTCGTATTTTGGAGCCTGGCATTGTGGGCGAGCGCCACTACGCAGTGGCTCAGCGCGTGATCAATATCCTGCAGAAGAACAAAGAACTTCAGGACATCATCGCCATTCTTGGTATGGATGAGCTGTCTGAAGAAGACAAGATCACGGTTCAGCGTGCCCGCCGTCTGGAGCGTTTCCTTGGCCAGAACTTCTTCGTCGCAGAGAAGTTCACCGGTATCCCCGGCTCTTATGTGCCGCTAGAGGAGACGATCGAGGCATTCGAGCGTATCTGCAATGGTGACTTTGACCACTACCCAGAGCAGGCTTTCAATGGTTTGGGTGGATTGGAAGACGTCGAGGCCGCATACAAGAAGCTGACCGGAGAGTAGAGGGGCGTGTCACATGGCTGAAATCGCCGTTGAACTGGTTGCTGTTGAACGTATGCTGTGGTCCGGTCAGGCCAGCATCGTCACTGCGCAGACCACTGAGGGTGAGATTGGCGTGTTGCCCGGCCATGAACCTATGCTTGGCCAGCTGGTTGACAATGGTGTTGTGGTCATCCGTCCTGTAGATGGTGACAAGCTTGTCGCCGCTGTACAGGGTGGTTTTCTGTCGATCTCCGAGGACAAGGTAACTATCCTTGCTGAATTCGCCGTGTGGGTGGACGAGATTGATGTTGCTGAGGCTGAAGCTGCGGCGGCATCGGACGATGAGGAGACCAAGGCTCTTGGTGAAGCTAAACTGCGTGCGGTTCGGCGAAATCAGGAGTCATAACGACGGCCTAGAGCACACGCTCGTCGTGAGTGCGCGGTGTTGAGAAGCGTACTGCGCATGGTGACCTAAGGACCCTTCCCATCATGGGGGAGGGTCCTTTTTTGCGTTGACGGCATGTGACATGGTGATATGAAGGGAAGCGGCTTACACGTAGCCGTAGACATCTAAAACCGCAGTTCGACGGGGCTGGGTGCACTAAGCAACGCCCCAGTTTTTAATAAAACTCTAATAAAGTGTACTATGAGCTGTTAACAGCTTAAACGCCATCTAGGTTCACACACCTGGAGCAACTTTCAAGAGGGACACCGCTATGGAATATGTGTGGTTTGCGCTGATTCTGGCCGTCATTGTGATTACTCTGCTGGCCACATGGCGCTTTATCACGCTGCGTTCCAAGGGCACACCGGTGTTACTGCGTAAGATGCCAGCGCCGGGAGATCACGGTTGGAGGCACGGTGCGATCCGCTACGTAGGTGAAAAGATTGAGTATTACAAGCTTCGATCACTGTCACCACGAGCGGATCTTTTTGTTATGCGAGGGGATTTGAAGGTGCTGGCTCGCCGCGAGCCAACCTCGAACGAGGTGCTGTACATGCACCCGAACACTCGTATTTTGTTGATCGAGATTGCGGGCACGGAATATGAGTTGGCGTTTGAAAACCGTGGGGATACGGCGTTTATTGCCTGGTTGGAGTCAGCGCCAACGCGTCAGGTGATTCGGGTGAATCCGCGCCAGGCTATGCGTCATTTTGCAATACAGCAGGCCCGGGAATTGGGTGGCCGCTAGCACACACCGGATTGACCGGATTTTTGTTGGGTGTGGGATAAGGTAGGGGAATGCGTCTTGTCATTGCCCGTTGCTCCGTGGATTATGTTGGCCGGTTGGAAGCGCACCTTCCGATGGCGGATCGTTTGTTGATGGTCAAGGCCGATGGGTCTGTGTCCATTCACGCTGATGACCGTGCATATAAGCCATTGAACTGGATGACACCGCCATGCACCCTGGAGGAGCAGGAGATTACCGATGTAGACGGGCAGGATGTGGGCGTGCGCATGTGGATCGTGGAGAACAAGAAGGGGGAGCAGCTGCGCATCACGTTGGAGGCGGTGCATTCGGATTACTACTACGACCTCGGCGAGGATCCCGGGCTGGTTAAGGATGGGGTGGAGACGCATCTTCAGGAGCTGTTAGCCGATCACATCACCACATTGGGGGATGGGTATACGCTGATCCGCCGTGAATACCCGACGGCGATTGGCCCGGTGGATATTTTGTGCCGGGATAGCGACGGCGCAACGGTTGCTGTGGAGATTAAACGTCGCGGTGGTATTGATGGTGTAGAGCAGCTGTCACGGTATTTGGAGCTGCTGAACAGGGATGAGCTGTTGAAGCCGGTGCAGGGGGTCTTTGCGGCGCAGGAGATTAAGCCACAGGCTCGGACGCTGGCGGAGGATCGCGGAATCCGATGCGTGACGTTGGACTATCAGGCGTTGCGCGGCATTGAATCTGATGAGCTTCGGCTCTTCTAGAGGATCAGTGAGGAAAGCGGTGCAGCATGCCACGAAAAAATAGGCGGTTGAATACGACTCCGTCTCGTCAGCTGCCTCAGGATGGCGCTGCGTATTTTGGCACCCAGACGCAGGATGCGTTTGGGGAAATATATCTGGTGCGGCACATGGGATCGGCTGCGGCGAAGAAATACTACGTGTGCCCAGGATGCAATCAAAATATCCCGCCCGGCGTGGCACACATTGTTGCGTGGCCACGGGATTACGGGCGGGGTGCGGACGACCGTAGGCATTGGCACAAGCCGTGCTGGGAACGGCGTCGATAAGCGGTTGGTTAGGAGGCTGGTTCGGTGATTTCGAGAAGAACGCCGTTAGCGTCTTTCGGGTGAACGAAGTTGATGCGTGCTCCGCCGGTGCCGATTTTGGGTTCGGGGTACAGCAGGCGGGTTCCCTGTGCGCGCAGGTGCTCGCTCAGTGCGTCAATGTTGTTGGTGCGCACGCACATCTGCTGCAGGCCAGGGCCTTTTTTATCGATGAATTTGGCGATGGTGGAGTCCTCGTTCAGCGGAGCGAGGAGCTGCACCATGCCATCGGTGGCACCAAGGTTCTTCGGGCCGATCATGGCCTCCACGACACCCTGCTCCTCATTGGTTTCCTGGTGGTGGTTCACCCAGCCGAAGTTGGAGCGGTAGAACTCAACGGCGGCGTCAAGATCCGGCACGGCGATGCCTACGTGATCGAGGCAGATGACGTACTCGTGGGGAATATCAATGGAAGAAATATCATGAGTCATGCCTACAAGTGTAGTCCGATCGCTGACACAATGCGCCAAAAGTCACAATGAACCTCATCATGTGACTACCCTGTAACTCATGATTATTGCTTTCTCCGTCGCCCCCACCGAAACCCCCAATAACCAGGCCGAAATGTCAGAGGCGGTGTCCGCTGCCATCAAGATCGTCCGAGAATCCGGGCTGCCCAATGAGACAAACGCCATGTTCACCTTGGTGGAAGGGGAGTGGGATGAGGTCATGTCTGTGATCAAACGCGCCACCGACGCTGTGTTGGAGGTATCGCCACGCGTGTCGCTGGTGCTGAAGGCCGATATCCGGCCCGGGTACACGAATCAAATTACGGCTAAAGTTGAGTCGGTGGAACGCCACCTATCGCAATAAAGAAAGGACAAAAGAATGACGACGCCTGACCGTTTTGTTGCCGGAGCCATCGACCTTGGTGAGGTCAAAGCCCGCGCGGAGGCACGTGCCCAGGCTAGCCGCCAGCCTGCCGGTAGTGTGGCACCGACGTTAACCATTACGCAAGAGAATTTTGAGCATGATGTGGTGCGTCGCTCCTTACAGGTTCCAGTGATTGTGCTGGTAGGAACGTCCCGGAGTGAGCAATCCGAACAGCTTCGCGCTGACTTTACCACGCTAGCAACACAGGCCAACCTCGCCTGGATTTTCGCCTACCTTGATGCAGATGCCACGCCGGAATTAGCCCAGATGCTCGGCGTTACCGGGCTTCCCACTGTTATTGCGCTTGCCGACGGCCGCCCACTCGCTGATTTCCAGGGCGGTCAACCGTTGGAGGCACTTCAGCAGTGGACTACTGCCGTGGTCTCGGCCGTTGAGGGCAAGCTCGTCGGGTTGAGTGACGCAGCTGCTGAGGGATCGGATGATGAGGGTGCGCAGGGTGCTCCAGCGCAGAGCACCCCCGAGGATCCGCGCTTTGAGCCCGCTACAGAGGCACTGAATAACGGCGATTTTGATGCTGCAATTGCCGTCTATGATTCCATCCTCGCTCAAGAACCGGCCAATGCTGAGGCTAAAGCTGCCCGCGATAATGCCCGATTCCTTGCCCGTATTTCGGCCGCCATGGCTGATGGCGAGGCTGATCCCATTGCGTGTGCCGACGCCGCGCCGGGCGATGTCGATCTTGCTCTGACTGCCGCTGATGCCGAGATAGCCGCAGGTAAGGTGGAACAGGCATTTGATCGCCTGTTGGCAGTAATTATGAAAGATAAGGAGCGGGTGCGTACTCGCATGGTGGAGTTGTTTGCTCTGTTTGATGCGGGCGACCCGCGCGTGGCTGATGCTCGTGCGCGGATGGCGAATGCTCTTTTCTGAACCCGCGCACTGTGTGGCAGTGAAACAGCGTCTAGAAGCACCATGATGGATCTTCTAGACGCTGCGCGTTATGTCCGGAGGAAATTAATTACTTCTCTGGTTCCCAGCAGTACCACTGGCCGCTCATGGCGGGCACGTGAAGTTGCACGGAGAAGTCGTATCCATCCCAGGGGAAGGACACGGCCTCAACCTCAGTAGGAAGGTCGTTGTCGGCACCTTCGTAGATTCCGTCATCCGTGTTGAGGATGCGCACCCACTGGCCGCCTTCCGGCACGCCGAGTGTGTACCCCAGATGGGATGCTCCACCAAAGTTGAACACGCAGAGTAGCTTGGAGCCGTCAGTGCCGTGTCGGTGGAACGCCAGAACGTTGTGGCTTGCGTCGTCGGACTTGGCCCAACTGAACCCTTCATAGTTGTGGTCCTGCGAATACAGTGCGGGCAGTTCCTTGTACAGGCTGTTCAGGGTGCGGACCAAGGCATTGATGCCGCAGTGATATTCGCCTTCCCAGCCTTCCATGTCATACCAGTCAATAGAGCGGGCCTCGGACCATTCCTCTATCTGACCAAACTCCTGGCCTTGGAAAAGCAGGTTCTTGCCGGGGTGCGCCCACATATAGGCGAATAGGCTGCGGAGACCTGCTGCTTTGTTCCAGGCATCGCCGGGCATGCGGTTCCACAAGGAGCCTTTCCCGTGGACGACCTCATCGTGGGAGAACGGCAGGATGAACTTCTCCGAGTAGGCGTACACCATGGAGAAAGTGATCTCATTGTGGTGGTATTCGCGGTGCACGGGGTCCTTGGAGAAGTACTCCAGGGTGTCGTTCATCCAGCCCATGTTCCACTTCAAGGAGAAGCCAAGACCACCCTCTTCGGTGGGGGCGGTCACGCCAGGCCAAGAGGTTGATTCTTCGGCAACGGTGAGAACCCCAGGGAAGGCGCGGTGGACGGTGGCGTTGACTTCCTGCAGGAGTTGCACGGCGTCAAGATTTTCGCGGCCGCCGTATTGGTTGGGCAGCCATTCGCCGTCTTTGCGGGAATAATCGAGGTAGAGCATGGAGGCCACGGCGTCAACACGCAGGCCATCAATGTGGAACTCGTCGAGCCAGTAGAGGGCATTGGCCACTAGGAAGTTGCGGACCTCGGTGCGGCCGAAATCAAAAACGTAGGTGCCCCATTCTTTCTGCTCGCCGCGCCGCCAGTCAGGGTGCTCGTAGAGGGCTTCACCGTCGAAGCGGGCGAGGGCGAAATCGTCCTTGGGGAAGTGCCCCGGCACCCAGTCCACCAGCACACCGATGCCGTGTTGGTGGAAGGCATCAACAAGGGCACGGAATTCATCAGGGGTGCCCCAGCGGGAACTGGGTGCGAAGTAGCCGGACACCTGATATCCCCAGGAACCACCGAAGGGGTGTTCCGCGACGGGTAAGAACTCGACGTGGGTAAAGCCTTGCTCGACTACGTAATCCACCAGTTCTGTGGCGAGGTCGCTGTAGCTCAGTCCCTGCTTCCAGGACCCAAGGTGCACCTCATACACGCTGATGGGTGCGTCGATGTTGTTGATCGCTTCTCGACGCTCCATCCACTCACTGTCCTGCCATGTGTACTGGGAGGTAGTGACCACCGAACCCGTGCGCGGTGGGGTCTCCGAGAGCTTAGCCAATGGGTCGGCCTTGTCACGGCGGTGACCTTCACGTGTCTGGATGGCGTACTTGTACACGTCGCCGTCACCGACGTTCGGAATGAACAGTTCCCAGATCCCGGAACTTCCGAGGGAGCGCATGGGGTATTGGGATGAGTTCCATCCGCAAAAGTCGCCCACCACGGCAACACCGATGGCGTTGGGTGCCCAAACAGCGAAGGACGTGCCGTGGACCTCACCCATGACGGTGGTGTAGCTGCGCACAGTGGAACCAAGAACCTCCCAGAGACGTTCGTGACGGCCTTCGGAAATGAGGTAGATGTCCGTTTCGCCAAGTGTGGGTAGGAAATAGTAAGGATCGGCGGTGGTGATGGGATCCTGGTTGGGCCAGGTGATGCGCAGGCGATAGTCCTGCGGCTGGGCGTCGTCAAGCCAGATGGCGAAGATGTCGTCGCCAATGGGGTCCATGTCAACAGGACTGCGGCCGTTGATAAGCAGCTCAACGCGCTCCGCTCCTAGTTGGCGGGTGCGCACCACCGCACCTCCGTCAACGGCGTGCCAACCGTAGAAACCATGAGGATCGTGGTGTTGGCAGTGACGTAGGCGGTGCAGGTCTTCTTCGAAAATGAAGCGGGGATCGTGCTCAGGTGCGGGGGTCAATGGTAGTTCCTATCTTCAGAAGGGACATAGGGGGCGGGTTTTAGCCGCGATATTCGTCTACATGCAACCATGCCAGTTTTTCGCGCCTGTTGGCAGGAATCTCTGGAAGGACGAACACATGGGCGACGTTGTTCCACGGTTCCAGACGCACGAAATTGTGCGTTCCCCAGTGGTAGGTGGCACCGGTAATCTCGTCGTAGACCTCGAACGTGGAATCCATATCCAGGCCCAGTTCCGGTAGGTTCAGGTGGATGGTGCCTTCCTGGGCGTTATAGGGGTCCAAGTTCACAATCACCAGAATGCAGTTGCCTGTCAGCGCATCAACCTTGGAGTACGCAATCAGGTTGTCGTTATCAATCTGGTGGAAGTAGATGTTACGTAGCTGCTGCAACGCCGGGTTGTCCTTGCGGATGCGGTTCAGGGCGGTGATGAACGGCTCCAGCGAATCGTTGTTCTCCAACGCCGCGTCGAAATCGCGGGGGCGAAGCTCATATTTTTCGCTGTTCATGTATTCTTCGCTGCCAGGCTTCACCGCCTGGTTTTCATAGAGTTCGTAGCCCGAATAGACACCCCACAGTGGAGACAAGGTGGCAGCGAGAGCGGCGCGAATGGCGAACATTCCCCGACCGCCGTGCTGCAACGATGCGTGCAGAATATCCGGGGTGTTCACAAACAGATTCGGACGGCTGATGTCAGCCATACGGGAGATTTCCTCGCCAAACTGTGTGAGTTCGTATTTGTTGGTCTGCCAGGTGAAATACGTGTAGTTCTGGGAGAACCCAACCTTGGCCAAGCCATAGAGGCGTGGGCGGCGGGTGAACGCCTCGGCCAGGAAAATCACTTCAGGGTGGGTTTCATGCACAGTGGAAATCAACCATTCCCAGAAGTTTGCTGGCTTGGTGTGGGGGTTATCTACGCGGAATGTGCGCACACCATGTTTGATCCAGTACTGCACCACGCGGAGAATTTCCTTGTAGATGCCCTTTTGATCGTTGTCGAAGTTCAGGGGGTAAATGTCCTGGTATTTCTTCGGTGGGTTTTCTGCATAGGCAATCGTGCCGTCCGGCAACACGGTGAACCATTCGGGGTGCTCTGCGGCCCAGGGGTGATCAGGCGCGCACTGCAACGCCAAGTCCAGGGCCACCTCAAGACCCAGCTTCTTGGCCTTGGCCATCAGGGCGTCGAAATCCTTAATGGTGCCCAGTTGCGGGTGTACCGCATCGTGGCCACCGGCTTCTGAACCGATAGCCCACGGGGAGCCTACATCGTGTGGTTCGGGGTCAAGAGTGTTGTTGCGACCCTTGCGGTTGACCTCGCCGATCGGGTGGATCGGCGGGAAGTACACAGTGTCAAAGCCCATCCGTGCCACACGGTCCAGTTCTTCGGCGGCGGTGGCGAAGGTGCCGTGCACCGGGTTGCCGTTCTCGTCCCAGCCGCCCGTGGAGCGGGGGAAGAATTCGTACCAAGAGCTCACCAAGGCTTTACGACGCTCTACATTAACCTTGTGACCTTTGCCGCGCGTGAGTAGTTCACGCAGTGGATGAAGCTCAAGAATGTTTAAAGTTTCGCGGGACAATCCGGGTGCGACGCGAGCACGTAGGTCGCCATTGCCACGCAGCGATTGCGCCACGTCCTGAAGGTGCGGACGTTGCGCTTTGGGGACAGCTTTCGCGGCTTTTTCAAACAACCGGGCGCCATGCTCAAGATCATTGGCAAGTTCTTCAGCGGACTGTCCGGCCTCAATCTTTGCGGTCACAGCGTGCCGCCATGTGGCGAGCGGATCGGACCATACATCCACGCGGAAAGTCCAACGACCGGGTACATCGGGAACGAAAATGGCATTGACTTGGTCTGGGTCATCATCGCTGCGCTGCATGGGTATCCGCTTGGTGCGCGGGGCCACAGATGAATCATCGGGGCCTTTCACGTTGAGGGTCGCGGAGAGCGCGTCATGGCCTTCACGCCATACAAAAGCAAAAACAGGGATAAGTTCCCCCACAACAGCTTTAGATGGATAGGCTCCGCCTGACACAACGGGGCGGACGTCGTCTATTCCAAGTCGTCCGGTCACAGTTTATTACCTTCCGATTGCAGGGACCCAACGCTGATGCGCGGGTGATGGATGTGGTGTATTCGCATTCTTGAGGTCTGCTACAGGTAGTGCGGCGAGAAACTGCGTTACGTAAACGTTACGAAAACCTGGATGTCTGCCCGTGCGCACTGCCTGAGACCGACTCCCTAAAAGTCTAGATCAACAAAAGTAGCGGGACACGGCTGAAAATAGTGATTTTTCCTGCACTTTCCACCATGATGGAGAAGGTGAACGATTTTAATCCAGATTTGCTTATCGATTTTGACGACGTTTCTTTCATCCGAGGTGGCAGAAACCTTGTTGGTCCGCTGACGTGGAAAGTTGAATTAGATGAACGCTGGGTGGTTCTTGGGCCTAATGGTGCAGGCAAAACCACTCTTATGCGTTTGGCTGGGGCTGAGGAATTTCCGTCCAGCGGCATTGCGCACATCATGGGTGAACAACTGGGCAAGACAGATATGCGTGACCTGCGCACCATGATTGGTATGTCGTCTTCCGCTCTGGCTAACCGCATCCCGACGGAAGAGCAAGTCAGTGACCTGGTGGTTTCCGCAGGCTACGCCATTCTTGGGCGGTGGCGCGAGGAATACAATGACATGGATTTCGGCCACGCAGACGCTGTATTGGAGCAGGTAGGTGCTTCGCACTTGAAGGACCGCATGTGGGGAACGCTCAGCGAGGGGGAGAAAAAGCGCGTACTTATTGCCCGTGCGTTGATGACCAACCCAGAGCTGCTGTTGCTGGATGAACCCGGCGCGGGTTTGGACCTGGGTGGCCGTGAGGATTTGGTTGGCTACCTGGGGGAATTGGCCGTGGATCCGGACGCCCCGGCGATGGTGATGATCACCCACCATGTGGAGGAAATTCCTGCTGGATTCACCCATGCTATGTTGCTGGATTCGGGTGAGGTGGTTGCTCAGGGCTTGATTGATCAGGTGCTGACCAGCGACAATTTGTCTAAGACGTTCCACCAGCCGATTCAGATTGATAGGATCGACGGACGTTTCTTCGCCCGTAGGGTATGAGTTACACCCGGGACGAAGTCCGGTTTCTGATTGCGCATCAGGGGGATATTTCTGATGCGGAGCAGGGGCTGCAGATGAATAAAAACACCCTCATTGCGGACATGGGTGTGTTGCGTGGTCGTTTCGGTGACCACGCCCGCGCCGTTGGCGAACTGCTTCATGCCCGTCGCGCGGCTTCGGAAAAATTGCGTGACGACGCCCGCGCACGCTGGCTTTTCTGCTACGAATCGGCGCAGCAGGCCACACCGTCTGCGGTAGCGGATGTGCGTGCGGAAAAAATTCGTGACATTGCGGGGGAAGGCGCGCTTGTCGCTGATGTGACCTGTTCAGTGGGAACGGAGGGATTGGCGGTCTCCAGGGCTGGACTGCGATACGCAGGTTC from the Corynebacterium durum genome contains:
- the atpD gene encoding F0F1 ATP synthase subunit beta, whose product is MTTALNEQNAQQAATVGRVVRVIGPVVDVEFPRGELPALFNALTVEVTLEAVAKTITLEVAQHLGDNLVRAISMAPTDGLVRGAEVVDSGKPISVPVGDVVKGHVFNALGDCLDEPGLGRDGEQWGIHRDPPPFDQLEGKTEILETGIKVIDLLTPYVKGGKIGLFGGAGVGKTVLIQEMITRIAREFSGTSVFAGVGERTREGTDLFLEMEEMGVLQDTALVFGQMDEPPGVRMRVALSGLTMAEYFRDVQHQDVLLFIDNIFRFTQAGSEVSTLLGRMPSAVGYQPTLADEMGILQERITSTKGKSITSLQAVYVPADDYTDPAPATTFAHLDATTELDRGIASKGIYPAVNPLTSTSRILEPGIVGERHYAVAQRVINILQKNKELQDIIAILGMDELSEEDKITVQRARRLERFLGQNFFVAEKFTGIPGSYVPLEETIEAFERICNGDFDHYPEQAFNGLGGLEDVEAAYKKLTGE
- a CDS encoding F0F1 ATP synthase subunit epsilon; this translates as MAEIAVELVAVERMLWSGQASIVTAQTTEGEIGVLPGHEPMLGQLVDNGVVVIRPVDGDKLVAAVQGGFLSISEDKVTILAEFAVWVDEIDVAEAEAAAASDDEETKALGEAKLRAVRRNQES
- a CDS encoding DUF2550 domain-containing protein produces the protein MEYVWFALILAVIVITLLATWRFITLRSKGTPVLLRKMPAPGDHGWRHGAIRYVGEKIEYYKLRSLSPRADLFVMRGDLKVLARREPTSNEVLYMHPNTRILLIEIAGTEYELAFENRGDTAFIAWLESAPTRQVIRVNPRQAMRHFAIQQARELGGR
- the nucS gene encoding endonuclease NucS — its product is MRLVIARCSVDYVGRLEAHLPMADRLLMVKADGSVSIHADDRAYKPLNWMTPPCTLEEQEITDVDGQDVGVRMWIVENKKGEQLRITLEAVHSDYYYDLGEDPGLVKDGVETHLQELLADHITTLGDGYTLIRREYPTAIGPVDILCRDSDGATVAVEIKRRGGIDGVEQLSRYLELLNRDELLKPVQGVFAAQEIKPQARTLAEDRGIRCVTLDYQALRGIESDELRLF
- the mce gene encoding methylmalonyl-CoA epimerase, with amino-acid sequence MTHDISSIDIPHEYVICLDHVGIAVPDLDAAVEFYRSNFGWVNHHQETNEEQGVVEAMIGPKNLGATDGMVQLLAPLNEDSTIAKFIDKKGPGLQQMCVRTNNIDALSEHLRAQGTRLLYPEPKIGTGGARINFVHPKDANGVLLEITEPAS
- a CDS encoding MTH1187 family thiamine-binding protein, giving the protein MIIAFSVAPTETPNNQAEMSEAVSAAIKIVRESGLPNETNAMFTLVEGEWDEVMSVIKRATDAVLEVSPRVSLVLKADIRPGYTNQITAKVESVERHLSQ
- a CDS encoding tetratricopeptide repeat protein; amino-acid sequence: MTTPDRFVAGAIDLGEVKARAEARAQASRQPAGSVAPTLTITQENFEHDVVRRSLQVPVIVLVGTSRSEQSEQLRADFTTLATQANLAWIFAYLDADATPELAQMLGVTGLPTVIALADGRPLADFQGGQPLEALQQWTTAVVSAVEGKLVGLSDAAAEGSDDEGAQGAPAQSTPEDPRFEPATEALNNGDFDAAIAVYDSILAQEPANAEAKAARDNARFLARISAAMADGEADPIACADAAPGDVDLALTAADAEIAAGKVEQAFDRLLAVIMKDKERVRTRMVELFALFDAGDPRVADARARMANALF
- the glgB gene encoding 1,4-alpha-glucan branching protein GlgB — translated: MTPAPEHDPRFIFEEDLHRLRHCQHHDPHGFYGWHAVDGGAVVRTRQLGAERVELLINGRSPVDMDPIGDDIFAIWLDDAQPQDYRLRITWPNQDPITTADPYYFLPTLGETDIYLISEGRHERLWEVLGSTVRSYTTVMGEVHGTSFAVWAPNAIGVAVVGDFCGWNSSQYPMRSLGSSGIWELFIPNVGDGDVYKYAIQTREGHRRDKADPLAKLSETPPRTGSVVTTSQYTWQDSEWMERREAINNIDAPISVYEVHLGSWKQGLSYSDLATELVDYVVEQGFTHVEFLPVAEHPFGGSWGYQVSGYFAPSSRWGTPDEFRALVDAFHQHGIGVLVDWVPGHFPKDDFALARFDGEALYEHPDWRRGEQKEWGTYVFDFGRTEVRNFLVANALYWLDEFHIDGLRVDAVASMLYLDYSRKDGEWLPNQYGGRENLDAVQLLQEVNATVHRAFPGVLTVAEESTSWPGVTAPTEEGGLGFSLKWNMGWMNDTLEYFSKDPVHREYHHNEITFSMVYAYSEKFILPFSHDEVVHGKGSLWNRMPGDAWNKAAGLRSLFAYMWAHPGKNLLFQGQEFGQIEEWSEARSIDWYDMEGWEGEYHCGINALVRTLNSLYKELPALYSQDHNYEGFSWAKSDDASHNVLAFHRHGTDGSKLLCVFNFGGASHLGYTLGVPEGGQWVRILNTDDGIYEGADNDLPTEVEAVSFPWDGYDFSVQLHVPAMSGQWYCWEPEK
- a CDS encoding alpha-1,4-glucan--maltose-1-phosphate maltosyltransferase, with protein sequence MTGRLGIDDVRPVVSGGAYPSKAVVGELIPVFAFVWREGHDALSATLNVKGPDDSSVAPRTKRIPMQRSDDDPDQVNAIFVPDVPGRWTFRVDVWSDPLATWRHAVTAKIEAGQSAEELANDLEHGARLFEKAAKAVPKAQRPHLQDVAQSLRGNGDLRARVAPGLSRETLNILELHPLRELLTRGKGHKVNVERRKALVSSWYEFFPRSTGGWDENGNPVHGTFATAAEELDRVARMGFDTVYFPPIHPIGEVNRKGRNNTLDPEPHDVGSPWAIGSEAGGHDAVHPQLGTIKDFDALMAKAKKLGLEVALDLALQCAPDHPWAAEHPEWFTVLPDGTIAYAENPPKKYQDIYPLNFDNDQKGIYKEILRVVQYWIKHGVRTFRVDNPHTKPANFWEWLISTVHETHPEVIFLAEAFTRRPRLYGLAKVGFSQNYTYFTWQTNKYELTQFGEEISRMADISRPNLFVNTPDILHASLQHGGRGMFAIRAALAATLSPLWGVYSGYELYENQAVKPGSEEYMNSEKYELRPRDFDAALENNDSLEPFITALNRIRKDNPALQQLRNIYFHQIDNDNLIAYSKVDALTGNCILVIVNLDPYNAQEGTIHLNLPELGLDMDSTFEVYDEITGATYHWGTHNFVRLEPWNNVAHVFVLPEIPANRREKLAWLHVDEYRG
- a CDS encoding ABC transporter ATP-binding protein, with protein sequence MMEKVNDFNPDLLIDFDDVSFIRGGRNLVGPLTWKVELDERWVVLGPNGAGKTTLMRLAGAEEFPSSGIAHIMGEQLGKTDMRDLRTMIGMSSSALANRIPTEEQVSDLVVSAGYAILGRWREEYNDMDFGHADAVLEQVGASHLKDRMWGTLSEGEKKRVLIARALMTNPELLLLDEPGAGLDLGGREDLVGYLGELAVDPDAPAMVMITHHVEEIPAGFTHAMLLDSGEVVAQGLIDQVLTSDNLSKTFHQPIQIDRIDGRFFARRV